The DNA window GGAAAAAATAAATAATAATCAATATGAAAACGAAATTACTTCTCCTGATCATAAGCTTTTTAATAGCAATTGCGCTAAATGCTTTGCAGGTATCAGGATATGTAATAGATGCGGAAGAGAAATATCTGGATCAGGTGTTGGTAAAAAGCTCAGCAGGATTTGATATTACAGGAGAAGATGGGGTCTATCAACTGGAAGCTATTAATCAGGATACCCTGATCTATCATAAGCTGGGATATCAGGATATCACCCTGCCTGCGGGTTCAATTCCTGCTAAACTGCAAATGGAACGCCTTCCCATCACGATTTCCGGTAGAGCAGTATCTGAAAGAAGCGATCCGCTTCGGCAATCTGTTCAGCACCTGATACCCAGTGAGAACAACAATTCAGAAAATGAATCTCTGGCTGGTTATATTGCAGCAGAAACCGGATTACAGCTTTCGGGGACCCGCACAGCAGGTACACAACAGACTCTTAAAATCCCTGGATATGACAGCCGGCACACGCTGGTGATGCTGGATGGAATCCCCTTAAACAGTCCAGGGGAAGAATTTGATTTCTCCCGTATTCCGCTTAATCTGATCTCGGAAATTGAGATCCGTCCAGCTTCCGGGATTGCCGGCTCCGGGGCGATGGGTACAGTCATCAACCTGAAAACGAATTCCCCCGTAAAGCCATTGCAACTGGAAACTTGTATCAGTTATGGCTCTTTTGGTCATTATTCAGCAAATCTCAGCTATAGTCGTCACAGCGAACGGTTCAATTTACAGACAGATATCATTTATCAGCAGGCGGAAAACGATTTCACTTATCCAGCACCCAAAGAGTGGAATACAGATAGTAAGTACTTGACACGCGAAAACAACTCCTTTTGGCAGGCGGATATATCTTCCTTTTTCACTTATCGCTCAACCTGGGGGAACTGGGATTTCAAGGGGTATTACACTAATTTCTTCCGCATGCTGCCAGGTGCTGTAAATAATCCAGACCTGTTTTATAAAGCCCGAATCTCGGGAGATATAATTAAATTTCAGGCTAACTGGAAATACAACTTGCAGAATTTTCAATTTATTACTCGCTTCTGGAATAATACCGAAAAAACAATTTATGATAACACCAGGCTAAAGGAGCCATATAATCAATATTTATATTATTATATCTATGGTAAAAACTATAAGCAGAGCAGAGGAATAAGACCCATTATCGAGTGGGAACCAAACCAGAATATCAAATTGAAACTGGGTGGAGAAGAGCTGATTGAAAGCTATCAATATAAAGAAACCACTAATGAGGTGAGTTCCATACCAGAAATTGAGAGAAGTTCCTATGCATTATTTTCTGAAGCTGCCCTCAATCGGGAATTGGGTGATTTTACTCCCTGGTTGAAGTTTGCTGGACGTTATGATTATGCTCAGGATTTCTCCCCGGAACAAAACGGGAGCATAATCGGCGGGATTAATTATGAAAAAGAGCTTCTGATATCTGCATCAATAGGCAGGCTCCGGGGATTTACACTTCCTTCATTTTATAGTCTGTACTGGAAGGGGGATGCCGAAGCAACCGGTAATCCTGACCTGGTTCCGGAAACCAGTGATGGAATTAAACTTGAAGGCAGTATCCAGTATCAATCGAACACTTTAAGTGTATCATGGCGTGATGATCAATTGGAGAATATGATCATCTGGATCCAGGATTTCAATTACGCCTGGAAACCCATTAATCTGGGTGCAGCAAGCGTGAAAAATCTAGAATATAGATGCACATTGAATCCCATTAAGAACCTTAAACTGAGCGGAATTTATACCCAGACCATAACGGCAGATAAAACCAGACTGGCAAATGGTGAACCTTCAGCTTTTTATAATAAAGAACTTATCTACACACCAGATTATCAGGGAAATATTGCCTTAAACTGGACTCCAGGAGATTTCATATTCAATCTTAATATGGAGTTCACAGGCAGCCAGTGGACTACGCGTGATCAATTGACAGAAGAAAAATTATTATCAGAATATCAGCTTTATAACTGCTCACTGGGCTGGAAAACACGCTATATGAAACTTGATATCACCTGGCTGCTGCAGGTCAATAATCTGCTTAATGAATATTATTATATTTATGAATATATGCCCCAACCCGGCAGAAATCTTAATTTATCAATAAAAATTAAATATAGGTGAAATTATGAGAAATTATGTTTTGCTCTTACTATTAACAATCGGTTTTCTGCTCAATGCATCCGTGCTATTTGTATTGAACAGCGGTAGTGAAACGCTTTCCCTGATAGATCTGGAAACTGGTGAGGTGGATAATGCCTTTGCTGCTCTAGGCTATATGCCAAACAGGTTTGTTTGCAACACCCAGTATATTTATGTGGCAAATTCGGGTGACAACAGTGTGCAGAAAATTGATATTAACACAGGCAGCACGATAACCAACATTTATCTGGGAACAACTGTTAATCCTTATGATCTGACTATCGATGAGGATTTTCTCTATGTATCCGGAGGACTTTCAAATCAGGTATATAAAATAGATCTAGCTACAGATGAGGTAGTTGACCAGACAGCTGTGGGAGGAAATCCTGCTGGTATGGCAATATCAGAAAATAAACTCTATGTTGGTAATACAGATTATATGACAAACTATAGCAATTGCTCTGTCACAGTAATTGATCTAGCAGAATTTGTTGTTATCACCACAATTCCTACAGAGGTAAATCCCCAGTATCTGCTGGCTGAAGACGATCAGGTTCATGTTTCCTGCACCGGCAACTGGATAGACATGATGGGTAATATCCAGATAATTTCTGTTATTACAGATACTATTATCCACACAATTGAGATGGGTGGTCAATGTGGAGACCTTACCATTACCCCTGACGGTACAATTTATGTGGGAGACGCCCAGAATGCAGCAGTTTATGCTTATGATGCAGCTACCTGGGAAGTAATATACTCTCCAGCAGAACCCTTTATACCCGGGGGCAGTGTAGTGGAAGCGGATGACACTAATCTTGCGATTTTAGGTGGAGAATGGGGGCAAAATTTCACTGTCAATCTTTATGATCTTGATGAAACGATTCTTGATAACTACCTGGTGGGATTATATGCAATTGACATGAAGTTCCAGCCTCAGCAGTCCTCCACAAATGAAAATTATATTACAAATGCTCCTGACATCATCACATATCCCAATCCCTTCTGCGATACAGTAAACTTTAAAACATCAGATTCACGCTGCCAGATAGAATCCCTAAAAATTTATGATATCAGAGGAAGACTGGTAAATGAGATTTCAAATACTGGCGTATGGGATGGAAAAGATAAATATGGACTGCCAGTTTCCTCTGGAATCTATCTTTCTAGAATAAAAACTTCTGCTAGATACTCCCAAATAAAGAGGGTAATAAAACTGTAATAATCCAGCATTATGGTCTTGAGATTTTTGTGGACTGAATGGACAGGATGGACTAAATGGACATGATGTATTGTTCGGGATTGAACTGGAAGAGAAAGAAAATAAACTTTGGAGTGTTGTGTGGAGCTTAAGATAAAAATTATATATTCAGAATTTCTGAATGAAGAAACAAGAAAAGGGATATTGAGCAAACTGAGAGATCATCTGGAAATAACAGGGACAACTATCATTGAAAGAGACATTGATTATGATGGGATCTTGATCTTGACTGGTGGGACAGAGCAGGCTGTGGTTGCAGAGATCAATCGACAGGATTTGGAGAAGATAATATTATTCACTCATCGGGGTAATAATTCACTGGCAGCAGCTCTGGAGATAACTGCATACTTTCAGAGACAGGACAGGGATGTGAAGATAATTGATCTGGAAGGACAAGACTTGAATTTAGAAACAGGTGGAAATCAGATAATTGTTGATAAAGCCAGATGCAGTCCGCTTGCCAGTAGAATAGGAGTCATAGGAGAACCATCAGACTGGTTGATCGCCAGTTCTTACCCGGAAGAAGTATTGCGCAACACCTGGGATACAGAATTAGTGAAAGTGAGTATTCCATATCTGAAGGAACTAGTGAGTAGATTTATGGTAGAATCAGAAAGTGGAGAACTTTTTCAATGTGCTGAGCAGGTAAAAGAACCTCAGGAGCAGGATTTGATCAATTCAGATGCAGCATATAAAGCCTTGAAGCAGATAATATCTGAATATGAACTGGATGCAATTACTGTCCGCTGCTTTGATTTGGTGGTTGATAATAAAATGACTGCCTGTTATGCTTTAGGAAAGCTGAATTCTGAGAATTTCCCGGCTGGATGTGAAGGTGATATTGCCAGTATTACTGGTATGGTGTGGGCTCAAAAGCAGACAGGAAATATCCCCTGGATGGCAAATCCAGCCAGGATTGACTGGGAAAGATCTATTATAACCCTGGCACATTGCACAGCACCTTTGAATGCTTTGAAGCAAATAGTGCTGCGATCCCATTTTGAATCCGGACTGGGAGTGGGCATTCAAGGTAAGTTGATTTATGATGAGGTGACATTATTTCGCCTGGGAGGAAAGTATCTGGATGATATCTGGGTTGCAGAAGGCAGAGTGACCGGACATCTGCAGGAAGAAAATCTCTGTAGAACTCAGCTTGAGATCAGCATTGATCAAGATGAACTAACTAAACTACTTGAAAGACCACTGGGAAATCATCTCCTGGTTTTGCCGGGGAGATTTAAAAGAGAATTTTTAGCCACGGATTTGCACGGATTAATGTGATGTAAGAAAACTTAACCGGGAAAAAGAGAAAATTTATTTACAATATCTTGAGCAATTCTTCATAAACAATCTGAGGGTTGATAGTTTTCATGCAGTTGAAGTGGTGTAGGGGGCAGACATCACTGCCATGGAGTGAGCAAGGTGAGCAGGATAGATTTTGAGTGATGAGCACATTTTTATCATTAAGCGGGGCAAAACCGAGCTTGGGAGATGTGGCACCAAAGATTGTGATCTGAGGTTTATTGAGTGCAGCTGCCAGATGAGCAGGACCACTGTCATTTGCTATTACTACCTTTGCTTTATTAATAAGAGAGATTAATTGTCTGATACTGGTTCTGGCACAAAGATCAATAACCTGATCATTACATTGTTGGATAATTTGGGCAGATAATTGACTTTCTGATTTACCTCCCGCCAACACAACCTGAAAATCTGGAGAAATCCTATTGATCAATTCGATAAAATATTCCGGCAGCCATTTTTTGGTAAAACTGGTGGCACCGGGGAAAATGAGGATGAAATTGCCATTTTGCAGTTTATTTTCTTTCAGCTGCACATTTGCGGAATCATCTGCGGTAATTTGGGGATAGCGCGATTGAGGAGTGATATTGATCTTTTTTAGGGCAGAATAATAGAGATCAAGAGTGGATGAGATGGATTGAGAAGTAGTGTGAGCAACAATATTTTTTCTCAAGCGATGAGCTTTATTATATACGGATTTTATCGTAGCTCTGCAGAATGATCTGATAAGGGCAGTATTAGGTTTATTGTGCAGATCAATCAGGATGTCATATTTTACTTTGGAAAGCTGCAGCAGTGAAGAGAGATCATTGTTCCAGTCAAGAGTTTTCACCTGAGTGGGAAAAGCGGAGACAATATCTTTGAAAGCGGGTTTGACCAGATAGGAAATCTCTGCCTGGGGATAGAGTTCTGCAAGCGTCCTGATAATCGGTTCAGTGAGAACAATGTCTCCTAAAGAGGACAGTCTTATAATCAAGATTTTCATCATATTTCGTACCATTATCACCTTTATGTATATCATCAGAAGTAATATTTCATAATACTGTCAACAAAAAAGGGCTAAAGAGTTTTTGACAAGCATTGAGACTGTTCAACATCACGTCGCCCCCTTTAACAACTTACGCTTCAAAATATCAATAATATTGCACACTTTCAGGTTTTCTTGACAAATATGTGTCAAATCAAGGTCATTAAAAAAGTATTTTGTAAATATATTGAATTATTGATCGCTTCTTTCAACCATAAATTTGTCCACATTCTGTCAGGGATGTGCACTTTATAAGCCCAATGTTGATTTCCTGCTTATTGATCAATTACTCAGCATGAACAGACCCCTATACCCTCTTCTTAGCAGCATACTGGTAACACCTTAGTGTCTCAACTGGGCTACGCATAACATTATTTTGTTATGCGGAGCCCAGTTGAGACACTAAGGTGTTACCCCCTTGTTGCTCAGTCAAGTCCCAAATGTTGGTGTAAATGTATTTGTTTATTTCCTAAGGTCTGGTGTAAATTAAAAAGGCGTAAAATAAGATCTTTTTATTCTTCTAAATTCAGCCAGTAGAATGTCGGTTTTGCTATTTGTCCATATTTTGTCCGGGATGTGCACTTTATAAGCCAATGTTGATTTCCTGCTCTATAAATCAATTACTTAGCTTGAACAGTCTCAGTACAAGGGTTGGAGTACAGCCATACAGACGCCCAAAGGCAGAACATTTCGTTTTTGAGGAAGAAATGTCGTATTATCCAATAATGATAGAATTCGATGATATTGTTCCTGATGAAATTGGAGTTATTGTCAATGGTGTTTGCAAAGGAGCGGAGGTTGTTGATGATCCGGAGAGATTTATGTTACGGGCTTATGTTTTTAATGAACCGTCAGGAAACGAACTGGAATTCAGGTTCTATAAAGATGGAAAGGAATACGATGCAGAATATGAACTGGTTAGTATCAATCAGGAATATCGTCCAGGAAAGCTGACAACCGGCAGTCTGGAAGACTATGCTTTCATCAGTTTCGGTACACCAGCGGAAGAAGCCCCACCGGTTGATATGGAACTGAAAACATACCCGAATCCGTTCAATCCTTCGTTAACGATTTCCTGTAATATTGCTTAAGAAAGCGACGTTAACCTGACCGTTTATAATATTAAAGGTCAGAAAGTGAAAACACTAATCGAAAATGAGCATTATCAGGCAGGAATGCATCTGGAACATATCTGGAACGGAGTTAACGAAAAAGGTAGAACAGTTAGTGGTGGAGTGTATATGATCCGTATGAAAGCAGGAAAGGACACTCAAACGAAGAAGGTTATTTTACTTAAGTAAATACCTTTATTAATTTAATCAAACTCTGGCATTTCTTTGGAAATGCCAGAGTCTTTTTATATTTTATTTTTCATAATATTCTATCGGGTTATGGTTTTAGAAATTTTGAAGAGTAAGTGAATAGATCACAGTTTCAGAGATAACTATATCTCCCAGAGAAGACAATCTAATGATCAATATTTTCATTAATTTCCCATTATTATTCTAATCTAATATCATGGAGAAACCAATATTGCTATTCTGTCAATTAAAAAATAGAAAAAGAAGTTAGCTAATCTTGTTTTAATTTTGTTAAGGGATAATTATAAGTTACTGTCAGGAAGCGTAAATAAGGCAATTTTAGTTGTTAGAAAAAACAGGTGAAAAACATTGACAATAATAAACATGATAAGATTTTATGGTTAGTAGAGTCTAAAAAAATGATGGAGGCACTCATGAATAGAAAAATATCAAATTTTCAAGCGATTTTGATTTTAATTACCTTGCTTCTTACTTTAAAGATATATGCCTTAGAAGTAATAAATCCGGTACCAACCAACGGAACTGCGAATCCCACTAACGTCCAGGTAAGATTCAGATTACAACCAGATACTGCTGCAGTTGCGCCAACAACAGTAAATATTACTATCAATAATATTACATTTAATCATGAAGACGATGAAGTGAATTATTATCTAATGAGTTCAGATTATATTTTTTCATTTGATCCGTTAGCAGGTTTTTTTGATTATGGAGACTCTGTAAATGTAGTAGTAACCGCCCAGAACACAGAGGGAGTACCAATGGAGCCATATAGCTGGTATTTTTACATATATGAGGACTTAACTCCCCCCTTTATTGTGGCATATGATCCTACTCCAACAGGAGTGGATATGGAAGTAGATGATGATATAATATTTGATGTAACAGATGTGGCCTCGGGAGTAATTCGGGATTCAGTAACTGTCCAGATAACGTCAGATACGGGGATAAATGATGGGGTATATAATTTAAGCGGAGATTATTTAATTTACCAGCCGATAAGCGGTGGTTATCGTTATACCCTTGATCTACCGGGAGATTTTGATAATAATGAGTCCGTAACAGTAACAATATACGCCATTGATGAATCGGGAAATGAGTCTTTGGAGAGTTATATCCTTCACGTAACTTTTGTATATGAGACCTATACCACAGCATGGGCACCCTACCCGAATCAGACGAATGTGAATGTTAATACAACGATATTTTTTGAGATACTTAACATGGTAGACAGTGTATATGTGGACAGCACGACAATTCTGGTTCGGATTCAGGAACAGGGTGTGGCAACACCACAGCTATATACCTATGACAATAACAATGTAGATATTCAACCGCGATACAATGCTTTTAATGAGTTAACCGGCTATCAGGTAACAATTATACCAGTATATCCTTTTGGCTATAATAATCTGGTGAATGTGCGGATCGATGCAACGAACAGTTTGGGTGAAGATATGGAGACC is part of the Candidatus Stygibacter australis genome and encodes:
- a CDS encoding TonB-dependent receptor plug domain-containing protein; this translates as MKTKLLLLIISFLIAIALNALQVSGYVIDAEEKYLDQVLVKSSAGFDITGEDGVYQLEAINQDTLIYHKLGYQDITLPAGSIPAKLQMERLPITISGRAVSERSDPLRQSVQHLIPSENNNSENESLAGYIAAETGLQLSGTRTAGTQQTLKIPGYDSRHTLVMLDGIPLNSPGEEFDFSRIPLNLISEIEIRPASGIAGSGAMGTVINLKTNSPVKPLQLETCISYGSFGHYSANLSYSRHSERFNLQTDIIYQQAENDFTYPAPKEWNTDSKYLTRENNSFWQADISSFFTYRSTWGNWDFKGYYTNFFRMLPGAVNNPDLFYKARISGDIIKFQANWKYNLQNFQFITRFWNNTEKTIYDNTRLKEPYNQYLYYYIYGKNYKQSRGIRPIIEWEPNQNIKLKLGGEELIESYQYKETTNEVSSIPEIERSSYALFSEAALNRELGDFTPWLKFAGRYDYAQDFSPEQNGSIIGGINYEKELLISASIGRLRGFTLPSFYSLYWKGDAEATGNPDLVPETSDGIKLEGSIQYQSNTLSVSWRDDQLENMIIWIQDFNYAWKPINLGAASVKNLEYRCTLNPIKNLKLSGIYTQTITADKTRLANGEPSAFYNKELIYTPDYQGNIALNWTPGDFIFNLNMEFTGSQWTTRDQLTEEKLLSEYQLYNCSLGWKTRYMKLDITWLLQVNNLLNEYYYIYEYMPQPGRNLNLSIKIKYR
- a CDS encoding glycosyltransferase family 9 protein — translated: MMKILIIRLSSLGDIVLTEPIIRTLAELYPQAEISYLVKPAFKDIVSAFPTQVKTLDWNNDLSSLLQLSKVKYDILIDLHNKPNTALIRSFCRATIKSVYNKAHRLRKNIVAHTTSQSISSTLDLYYSALKKINITPQSRYPQITADDSANVQLKENKLQNGNFILIFPGATSFTKKWLPEYFIELINRISPDFQVVLAGGKSESQLSAQIIQQCNDQVIDLCARTSIRQLISLINKAKVVIANDSGPAHLAAALNKPQITIFGATSPKLGFAPLNDKNVLITQNLSCSPCSLHGSDVCPLHHFNCMKTINPQIVYEELLKIL
- a CDS encoding T9SS type A sorting domain-containing protein; translated protein: MRNYVLLLLLTIGFLLNASVLFVLNSGSETLSLIDLETGEVDNAFAALGYMPNRFVCNTQYIYVANSGDNSVQKIDINTGSTITNIYLGTTVNPYDLTIDEDFLYVSGGLSNQVYKIDLATDEVVDQTAVGGNPAGMAISENKLYVGNTDYMTNYSNCSVTVIDLAEFVVITTIPTEVNPQYLLAEDDQVHVSCTGNWIDMMGNIQIISVITDTIIHTIEMGGQCGDLTITPDGTIYVGDAQNAAVYAYDAATWEVIYSPAEPFIPGGSVVEADDTNLAILGGEWGQNFTVNLYDLDETILDNYLVGLYAIDMKFQPQQSSTNENYITNAPDIITYPNPFCDTVNFKTSDSRCQIESLKIYDIRGRLVNEISNTGVWDGKDKYGLPVSSGIYLSRIKTSARYSQIKRVIKL